CCGTCGCCGCGTCTTCGAACTCGTCCCAGGTGCCGGCGTCGACCTCGAAATCGCTCATGCCAGCGGCTTCGGGTGGGGTCCCTGTATGTGCTAGCACTGGGAATCGCCGAAACCATCAACACAGACGCGGGTGTAGCGAGCATGCATGACCTACGATTACGCTCGCGACCACGAGCACGAACTGTCGGCGGAGTATCTGTACGCCTCTGACGCAGAGGTTCTGGGTATCTACGACTCCGATAACGCGCTACAGGTCGACGTGGCGGTCATCTGTCCCGAATGCAGCGAAACGCTACGCCTCGAAACCACCGTCGACAAAGTCACTTCGTCCGGCACGGAACTGCCTCTGGACGAGGACTACTACGACTGACAAGCCGGAATAACCGACTACGATTGCCGGAGCGACAATAATTCTTCCCGTGGCGCGAGTACCGGCCCCCGGTATGGCCGACTTCGACACGGTCGAGTGTGCGACCTGTGGTGAGCCGTTCAAAGCGTCTCCGGACGCGAACGCGGCACAGACGGAAGCGCGTAGCCCGGCCTGCGAACCGGCGTCGTAGTCGAGTTCGGTCTTTTAGCTGTCCGGGCTGTAGTTGGGCGCTTCGTCGGTAATCATCACGTCGTGGGGGTGACTCTCCTGCTGGCCGGCCGCCGAGACCCGGACGAACTCCGCGCGCTCCTTGAACTCAGGGATGGTGGCCGCGCCGACGTAGCCCATCCCGGACTGCATGCCGCCGACGAGCTGGTGGAGTTCGGAGGCCAGCGAGCCCTTGTACGGCGTCGCCGCTTCGACGCCCTCGGGGACGAACTCCTCGCCCTCCTCGTCGTCTTTGAGGTAGCGCTCGCCGCCGCCCTCGTTCATCGCGCCGACGCTGCCCATGCCGCGGTACTGCTTGTACTTCTTGCCGTTCATCGTGATGACGCGGCCGGGGGCCTCGTCGGTGCCGGCGAAGTAGGAGCCCAGCATCACCGCGTCCGCGCCGGCGGCGATGGCCTTGATGGCGTCCCCGGAGTAGCGGATGCCGCCGTCGGCGATGACCGGCACGTCGTGCTGGCTCGCCACGTCGGCGACCTGCGCGACGGCGGTAATCTGTGGCATCCCTGCGCCGGTGACCACACGGGTCGTACAGATGGAGCCGGGGCCGATACCGACCTTGATGCCGTCGGCGAAGTCGACGACGGCCTCGGCGGCCTCGCGGGTCCCGACGTTGCCGACGATCACGTCGGCGTCGACTTCCGCCTTTATTTCGCGGGCGCTCTCGATGACGTTCGCGTTGTGGGCGTGCGCACAGTCGATAAACAGGATGTCGACGCCGGCCTCGTCGGCGACCTGCGCGCGGTCCATCTCGAAGGGGCCGACGGCCGCGCCACAGCGCAGCGAGCCCTCGTGGTCGCGGGCGGCCTGGTCGTACTCGCGGCGCTGGAGGATGCCCTGCATCGTGACCAGCCCGACGAGCCTGTTCTCGCCGTCGACGATGGGGACGCGCTCTATCTTGTGGTCGTACATCAGTTCCAGCGCTTCCCGCGGTGTCACGTCCTCTGGGGCGGTGACGACCTCGTCCGTCATCGCGTCCGTGACCGCGTCGTCCTCGCCGACTTCGAGGTACGGGCGAATGTCCGTCCCGGAGATGATACCCAGCACTTCCTCACTGTCGTCGTCGACGACGGGCGCGCCGGAGACCCCCTCACGCTCCATCATCTCGTCGACCTCGCGGACGGTCTGGTTCGGGCTGGCCGTCACCACGTCGCGGATGATGAGTTCGTCGGCGCGTTTGACCCGCTCGATTTCGGTCGCCATCTCGTCGGCGTTCATGTTGCGGTGGAGGACGCCGATACCGCCCTGTCGCGCCATCGCAATCGCCATGTCGCTCTCGGTGACGGTGTCCATCGCCGCGGAGACGACGGGGACGGTCAGTTCGACCGACTTCGAGACCCGTGTCGTCGTGTCCGCTTCGTCCGGTTCGACGCGGGACTCCTTGGGTCTGAGGAGTACGTCGTCGAACGTCAGCGCCTCCGGCACTCGGAGCTTCTCTGAGAAAGGCTCGGAATCGTTCGCCATGTAAATCGTCCACGACGGCCCGGCAAAAACGTTGCGAGACTCGCCGCTACGTGGGGTTCGATACCACACACGCCGGTGGCCGTGGGGCCGGCGACGGCGGCCCCGATGCCTCACTTGTCAAGTCGTACCATCGGATGTGGGGCATTCGTCCACAAACAGCGGTCGATTCCGGAAAAACGGTGGCGTGTGTGCGCAGTTCTCACGCAACGGTTATGTGGGAATGAAGGATAATTATAAACATGCGACTCGCCGAACCCGCACGGAACGGTACTGCCCGTCAGACGACGCCGATAGCGTCGGGCAACACAACGTTCGCGGGGTTCGGTAAACAGTTCTGGCAGCCCAGTCGTCCCCGTCAGGACCGAGCGAGAACCCCCCATCGGGAGTTGGGTCACGCTCGACCGTAACACGACATGAGCATCTCCAGACACCCGATTGCCCTCGACATCGAGCAGCAGGTAGGCCGCGGCGGCCGACTCCTAGCGACCGTGATGGGCCTCCCGCTCGTCGACGGCATCTTCCCGGTGCTCGTCCTCGCAGGGGCACTCTCGACCTGGACCGGCGTCCTCGAAGTCGGCTTGCTGGTCTTCGGCGGGTCGGCGACGGTCGCCGTCGTCCTGGCCGAACTCGAAGGCGGCCCCCGCCAGCAGGCCCGTTCGGTGCTCATCATCGGCGCTGTCCTGCTCCCGGTCGCCCTCGTCGAGGCGGCGCTCGCGCCGACCATCGCGGGCATCGTCGAACTGGCGACCCTCGAACGATTCGCCGGCCTCGTCATCCTCGCTATCGCCGCACAGACGGCGAGTGCCCGCATCGGCGAGTACCTGCCGCGCCCGGCCGTCATCGTCGTGCTCGGCCTGCTGGCGAGTCTCGACCCCGCCGGCGCGACGCTCGTCACCGCCATCGAGCCCGGCGTCCTGCTCCGGGCGGCCGCCACCACCGGCGTCGGTATCGCGTTTGCCCTCGCCGTCGCGTTGGCGAGCCCGTGGCTCCGTAACGCCGTCGACATCGACCGCTTCCGGTTCGGCAGCGCCGTCGCGCTGGGCGTGCTCGCCCTCTCCGTCCTCGGCGTGATGCCGACCGACGCGCCGGTGGCGCTGGCCGTCCTCGCCGTCACGGCGCTGCTCTCCTTCGACCCGGAGAACGCCCGCACGCGCCACACGGAGTACCGCCCCGACGCCGTGGACCTCACCGCGGCCTTCTCTGACGGCGGCGCGTCCCAGGGCGTCGCCGCCGACGAGCGGACCGACGACGGCGCGACCGTCGAGTACGAACCCGACCAGGAGCGCGCCCCGTGGCTCTGATGGGGAACTTTTAGGCCCGTCAGGCCCGCCTGTCCGGTATGAGCGACAACCGCGTGGTCCAGGGACGGATGCAGACCCCCGAGAGCCTGGCCGAACTCATCGAAGGCGACTCCGTCATGGACGCAGAGCCTATCGAAGA
Above is a window of Haloarcula sp. DT43 DNA encoding:
- the guaB gene encoding IMP dehydrogenase; the encoded protein is MANDSEPFSEKLRVPEALTFDDVLLRPKESRVEPDEADTTTRVSKSVELTVPVVSAAMDTVTESDMAIAMARQGGIGVLHRNMNADEMATEIERVKRADELIIRDVVTASPNQTVREVDEMMEREGVSGAPVVDDDSEEVLGIISGTDIRPYLEVGEDDAVTDAMTDEVVTAPEDVTPREALELMYDHKIERVPIVDGENRLVGLVTMQGILQRREYDQAARDHEGSLRCGAAVGPFEMDRAQVADEAGVDILFIDCAHAHNANVIESAREIKAEVDADVIVGNVGTREAAEAVVDFADGIKVGIGPGSICTTRVVTGAGMPQITAVAQVADVASQHDVPVIADGGIRYSGDAIKAIAAGADAVMLGSYFAGTDEAPGRVITMNGKKYKQYRGMGSVGAMNEGGGERYLKDDEEGEEFVPEGVEAATPYKGSLASELHQLVGGMQSGMGYVGAATIPEFKERAEFVRVSAAGQQESHPHDVMITDEAPNYSPDS
- a CDS encoding DUF5794 domain-containing protein gives rise to the protein MSISRHPIALDIEQQVGRGGRLLATVMGLPLVDGIFPVLVLAGALSTWTGVLEVGLLVFGGSATVAVVLAELEGGPRQQARSVLIIGAVLLPVALVEAALAPTIAGIVELATLERFAGLVILAIAAQTASARIGEYLPRPAVIVVLGLLASLDPAGATLVTAIEPGVLLRAAATTGVGIAFALAVALASPWLRNAVDIDRFRFGSAVALGVLALSVLGVMPTDAPVALAVLAVTALLSFDPENARTRHTEYRPDAVDLTAAFSDGGASQGVAADERTDDGATVEYEPDQERAPWL